In a single window of the Rhineura floridana isolate rRhiFlo1 chromosome 3, rRhiFlo1.hap2, whole genome shotgun sequence genome:
- the VHL gene encoding von Hippel-Lindau disease tumor suppressor gives MPKPGKEDEERGGREVFRRLCSVNTRQPCQVIFCNRSPRLVSPVWLDFDGKPRPYPSLKPRTGRRMHTYQEHLWLFRDAGTDDSLLVNQAELFVATRNMNGQPVFANITLPVFTLKERCLQVVRTLVKPVDYRRLDIVQSLYEDLEDHPDIRKDLQRLSLETSDRLRSRDEES, from the exons ATGCCGAAACCCGGAAAGGAAGACgaagagagaggaggaagagaggttTTCCGGCGTCTGTGCTCGGTGAATACTCGACAGCCTTGTCAGGTCATTTTTTGCAACCGCAGCCCCCGCTTGGTAAGCCCGGTCTGGCTGGACTTCGATGGCAAACCGCGCCCCTATCCGAGCCTGAAACCGCGCACGGGCCGCCGGATGCACACCTATCAAG AACATCTTTGGTTGTTCAGAGATGCTGGGACAGATGATAGTCTTCTTGTGAACCAAGCAGAGCTGTTTGTGGCTACCCGCAATATGAATGGACAACCTGTATTTGCAAATATTACATTACCAG TGTTCACTCTGAAGGAAAGATGTCTTCAAGTTGTCCGCACTTTAGTAAAACCAGTGGACTACAGGAGATTAGACATTGTTCAGTCATTATATGAAgatctagaagatcatccagacATTAGAAAAGATCTTCAGCGGCTTTCTCTGGAAACGAGTGATAGGCTAAGGAGTAGAGATGAAGAGTCATAA